From one Candidatus Woesearchaeota archaeon genomic stretch:
- a CDS encoding decarboxylase encodes MNKPPKFILSRKKVLSQLKKIEKISDFVSYSFKTNPEVGKVLEKESECLFSLSSSGYIKSIRDKERIIFFAVAWDADEIKKLLKLKIRKFVVDNSADLKTLLDAIKGRNEKIWVFLRMKLKENTIYTGKHFVFGMGADEINSAVEKIRGIKNIEKIGIHVHRKTQNISEWSLKDEISDSLDEKTLKSIYTLNIGGGLPSEYRNSNPNEESILKKINELREWLNKKGIMLIVEPGRFIAAPSIKLVAHIKSIFERNIVLDCSVYNSCMDTFVMNIRLLIDGETDEEHGKAYVVKGCTPDSIDIFRYKVFLKNPKIGDEIVFLNAGAYNFASDFDGLKKIPTEIIG; translated from the coding sequence ATGAATAAGCCGCCCAAATTTATTCTGAGCAGAAAAAAAGTCCTTAGCCAGCTGAAAAAGATAGAAAAGATTTCTGATTTTGTATCCTACAGCTTTAAGACAAACCCTGAAGTTGGAAAAGTCCTTGAAAAAGAATCAGAATGCCTCTTCAGCCTTTCCTCTTCCGGATACATAAAAAGCATAAGGGATAAAGAGAGGATAATCTTTTTCGCGGTTGCCTGGGATGCAGATGAGATAAAAAAACTTCTTAAACTCAAAATAAGAAAGTTTGTAGTTGACAATTCAGCTGACCTTAAGACACTGCTTGATGCAATAAAGGGGAGAAATGAAAAAATCTGGGTGTTTCTCAGGATGAAGCTGAAGGAGAACACAATATACACTGGAAAGCACTTTGTTTTCGGAATGGGCGCAGATGAGATAAATTCTGCAGTTGAAAAAATAAGGGGAATCAAAAACATAGAGAAAATCGGAATACATGTCCACAGGAAAACACAGAACATAAGCGAATGGAGCCTTAAGGATGAGATTTCAGATTCGCTTGATGAAAAAACCCTTAAGTCAATCTACACATTGAATATCGGGGGCGGGCTTCCCTCTGAATACAGGAACTCAAACCCCAACGAGGAAAGCATCTTAAAGAAAATAAACGAACTGAGGGAATGGCTGAACAAAAAAGGAATAATGCTTATTGTTGAGCCGGGAAGGTTCATTGCAGCGCCGTCAATAAAATTGGTTGCCCACATAAAAAGCATATTTGAAAGAAACATTGTTCTCGACTGCTCTGTGTATAATTCCTGCATGGACACATTTGTAATGAACATAAGGCTTCTCATTGACGGCGAAACAGATGAAGAGCACGGAAAGGCGTATGTTGTAAAGGGATGCACTCCTGACTCAATTGACATATTCAGGTACAAGGTTTTCCTGAAGAATCCGAAAATAGGGGATGAAATTGTTTTCCTGAATGCAGGAGCATATAATTTTGCATCTGATTTTGACGGGCTGAAAAAAATACCAACTGAGATAATTGGATAA
- the speB gene encoding agmatinase, giving the protein MRFMNMPEEYSRKSSRFKIIPVEYEGKPTWGRGAIRGSEKILDSSYNLEYYDEQFDKEPFLLGIETLEKMRLKGASEGEAIEKISKRISEIHKKGTDFPIIIGGDHTVTLGVTLGMEKSGEDFSVIVLDAHSDMRESWNNSRFNHACVSKRMQEKHKILIIGLRAQDVDEMEFMKNSGNVSAIRAYEYSRKKLLTELSRLGKNVYLSIDADFFDPSFIRNTGTPEPGGFFWNETIEILSEIFSRKNVIAADITEFAPANNYRAEAFSLAKLCHKMMAMKMTDENFK; this is encoded by the coding sequence ATGAGATTCATGAATATGCCGGAGGAATACAGCAGAAAAAGCTCAAGATTCAAGATAATCCCTGTTGAATATGAGGGAAAGCCAACCTGGGGAAGGGGCGCAATTCGCGGCTCTGAAAAAATTTTGGATTCCTCATACAACCTTGAATATTATGATGAGCAATTCGATAAAGAGCCGTTTCTTTTGGGAATTGAGACATTGGAAAAGATGCGCCTTAAGGGCGCTTCTGAGGGAGAGGCAATAGAAAAAATCTCAAAAAGAATATCTGAAATTCACAAAAAAGGAACAGATTTCCCAATAATAATCGGGGGAGACCACACAGTAACCCTTGGCGTAACATTGGGGATGGAAAAATCAGGAGAGGATTTTTCAGTAATTGTTCTGGACGCCCATTCTGACATGAGGGAATCCTGGAACAATTCAAGGTTCAATCATGCCTGCGTCTCAAAAAGGATGCAGGAAAAGCATAAAATCCTGATTATCGGGCTGCGGGCGCAGGATGTGGATGAAATGGAATTCATGAAAAACAGCGGGAATGTAAGCGCAATAAGGGCATATGAATACAGCAGGAAAAAACTTTTAACTGAACTTTCACGGCTTGGAAAAAATGTTTATCTTTCAATTGATGCTGACTTTTTTGACCCCTCTTTCATAAGAAATACAGGAACACCTGAACCTGGCGGTTTTTTCTGGAATGAAACAATAGAGATACTTTCAGAAATCTTTTCAAGAAAAAATGTCATTGCAGCAGACATTACTGAGTTTGCGCCTGCTAACAATTACCGTGCAGAGGCATTTTCCCTTGCAAAGCTTTGCCACAAGATGATGGCGATGAAAATGACAGATGAAAATTTTAAATAA
- a CDS encoding MBL fold metallo-hydrolase — MAVQIIFLGTGGDSYVVGSQIRGSGGIIIKTEKRQFHIDPGPGSLVRASQCRINVRNNDVILVSHNHVNHACELNALIEAMTLSGFEKKGILVSTNQVINGDENSIPVLDNFHKECLLKYMVVKPGERVGIDDVDIIATKTMHHAENVGFKILYPAFTLSYVSDTSYFRELAEEHRDSDILILNVVGSGNEEIKGNLNSEGAEKLISAVQPKLTVITHFGKKMIDDDPVFVARELQKKTGFQVIAAKDGMTINPSSYSANSPQKRIVSY; from the coding sequence TTGGCAGTTCAGATAATCTTTCTTGGAACAGGAGGGGATTCCTATGTTGTCGGGAGCCAGATAAGGGGTTCAGGGGGAATAATCATAAAAACAGAAAAAAGGCAGTTTCACATAGACCCCGGACCCGGAAGCCTTGTAAGGGCAAGCCAGTGCAGGATTAATGTGAGAAACAATGATGTAATCCTTGTAAGCCACAATCACGTTAATCACGCATGCGAGCTTAATGCACTGATTGAGGCAATGACCCTTTCCGGATTTGAGAAAAAGGGCATTCTTGTGAGCACAAACCAGGTGATAAACGGTGACGAAAATTCAATTCCCGTTCTTGATAATTTTCACAAGGAATGCCTTCTGAAATACATGGTTGTTAAGCCCGGGGAGCGCGTTGGGATTGATGATGTTGACATAATTGCAACTAAAACTATGCACCACGCAGAGAATGTGGGGTTTAAGATACTTTACCCCGCTTTCACCCTTTCATATGTTTCAGACACTTCTTATTTCAGGGAGCTTGCTGAGGAGCACAGGGATTCTGACATTTTAATCCTGAATGTTGTAGGCTCAGGGAATGAGGAGATAAAAGGGAACCTTAATTCAGAGGGCGCTGAAAAGCTCATTTCAGCAGTCCAGCCGAAGCTTACAGTTATAACTCATTTTGGGAAGAAGATGATTGATGATGACCCCGTGTTTGTTGCAAGGGAGCTTCAGAAAAAGACAGGCTTCCAGGTTATTGCTGCAAAGGACGGAATGACAATAAATCCATCATCTTATTCAGCAAACTCGCCCCAGAAGAGGATAGTTTCATACTGA
- a CDS encoding OB-fold nucleic acid binding domain-containing protein, with the protein MIKIPLEEIISSIKERSGLSFEEIESRMDAKVKQLSGLISREGAAHIIANELGIRLFESVSGRLQIKNILSGMRDVETVGRVLRIFGISEFATESKTGRVASMIIGDETGQVRIVLWNEQADNVSQIKLGDIVKIRSGYVRERNGQLEVHLNQKSKLIINPSGESMPEIKEKAYSKNSERKFINELKEGDSAEVLGSIVQVFEPRFYESCPQCRRKLRETKDGLSCQTHGIMNPSFSYVLNLFLDDGTENIRVVCFREQAMQLLSKDDKDMLEFKNFPDKFEQVKQSVLGMQIKVYGKVVKNQNFDRIEFIAQSINPNPDPLKEMEILKSELAKK; encoded by the coding sequence ATGATAAAGATTCCCTTAGAAGAGATAATCTCATCAATTAAGGAGAGAAGCGGGCTTTCTTTTGAGGAAATAGAATCAAGAATGGATGCAAAGGTCAAGCAGCTTTCCGGGCTCATCAGCAGGGAAGGCGCAGCCCACATCATTGCAAATGAGCTTGGGATAAGGCTTTTTGAGTCTGTTTCAGGCAGGCTTCAGATAAAGAACATTCTTTCAGGCATGAGAGATGTTGAGACAGTTGGAAGGGTTCTAAGGATTTTTGGGATAAGCGAATTCGCAACAGAGTCAAAAACAGGCAGGGTTGCCTCGATGATAATAGGGGATGAGACAGGGCAAGTAAGGATTGTCCTTTGGAATGAGCAGGCAGATAATGTTTCGCAGATAAAACTCGGGGACATTGTTAAAATAAGGTCAGGATATGTCCGCGAGAGAAACGGGCAGCTTGAAGTTCACCTTAACCAGAAATCAAAGCTGATAATAAACCCATCGGGCGAGTCAATGCCAGAAATAAAGGAAAAGGCATATTCGAAGAACAGTGAAAGAAAGTTCATAAATGAGCTTAAAGAGGGGGATTCAGCAGAGGTTCTGGGAAGCATTGTGCAGGTTTTTGAGCCAAGATTCTATGAGAGCTGCCCGCAGTGCAGGAGAAAGCTTCGTGAGACAAAAGACGGGCTTTCCTGCCAGACCCACGGAATTATGAATCCCTCCTTCAGCTATGTGTTAAATCTCTTTCTTGATGACGGAACAGAAAATATAAGAGTTGTCTGTTTTCGGGAGCAGGCAATGCAGCTTCTTTCAAAAGATGACAAGGATATGCTTGAATTCAAGAATTTTCCAGACAAGTTTGAGCAGGTTAAGCAGTCTGTCCTCGGGATGCAGATAAAAGTTTATGGGAAAGTCGTTAAGAACCAGAATTTTGACAGAATTGAATTTATTGCGCAGTCAATAAACCCAAATCCAGACCCCCTGAAAGAGATGGAAATCCTCAAGTCAGAGCTTGCAAAGAAGTAA